A genomic window from Glycine soja cultivar W05 chromosome 10, ASM419377v2, whole genome shotgun sequence includes:
- the LOC114371896 gene encoding blue-light photoreceptor PHR2-like, whose translation MDLEAEKEHEAAFAVASLSLSLPTIFPFVQPKNIPSTTLQPTKLKVPTQASSLTHLSLSTTTPPPSKTSFKSTVSANPLHAPLSLAPHRPRDPSNAAALRRAAVVWFRNDLRLLDNECLTAANNDSLSVLPVYCFDPSDYGKSASGFDKTGPYRAAFLIDSVSDLRRSLQARGSDLVVRVGKPETVLVELAKAVGADAVYAHREVSHDEAKAEEKVEAAMKEENVEVKYFWGSTLYHVDDLPFQLEDMPSNYGGFRDRVQKLEVRKTIEALDHLKGMPSRGDFELGEIPSLMDLGLNPSATMSQDGKFGANASMIGGETEALQRLKKFAAECAAQPNKGFKDGTQSIYGANFSCKISPWLAMGCLSPRTMYEELKKTTSRAISASADKNDGGNGSSRNGINWLMFELLWRDFFRFITKKYSSAKKQLEAAPVTACAGAYA comes from the exons ATGGATTTGGAAGCAGAGAAAGAGCATGAAGCTGCATTTGCAGTGGCCtcactctccctctctctccccACCATTTTCCCCTTCGTCCAACCCAAGAATATCCCATCAACCACCCTTCAACCAACCAAGCTCAAAGTCCCAACCCAAGCCTCATCCCTCACACACCTTTCTCTCTCCACCACCACTCCTCCTCCTTCCAAAACCTCCTTCAAATCCACCGTCTCCGCCAACCCCCTCCACgcccctctctccctcgctcCCCACCGCCCCCGCGACCCTTCCAACGCCGCCGCCCTCCGCCGCGCCGCCGTCGTCTGGTTCCGCAACGACCTCCGCCTCCTCGACAATGAGTGCCTCACCGCCGCCAACAACGACTCCCTCTCCGTCCTCCCCGTCTACTGCTTCGACCCCTCCGACTACGGCAAGTCGGCATCCGGCTTCGACAAGACCGGCCCCTACCGCGCCGCCTTCCTCATCGACTCCGTCTCCGACCTCCGCCGCAGCCTCCAGGCGCGCGGCTCCGATCTCGTCGTGCGCGTCGGGAAGCCCGAGACGGTGCTGGTGGAGCTCGCCAAGGCCGTCGGTGCCGATGCCGTGTACGCCCACCGCGAGGTCTCGCACGACGAGGCGAAGGCGGAGGAGAAGGTGGAGGCGGCGATGAAGGAGGAGAATGTGGAGGTGAAGTACTTCTGGGGAAGCACGTTGTATCACGTGGACGATTTGCCTTTTCAATTGGAGGACATGCCTTCCAATTACGGAGGGTTTAGGGATAGGGTTCAGAAATTGGAGGTAAGGAAGACAATTGAAGCTTTAGATCATCTTAAGGGAATGCCTTCTCGCGGTGATTTTGAGCTTGGGGAGATTCCTTCCTTAATGGACCTTGGCCTTAATCCATCTGCAACAATGTCACAG GATGGGAAGTTTGGTGCCAATGCTTCTATGATAGGAGGGGAGACTGAGGCACTGCAGAGGCTCAAAAAATTTGCAGCTGAGTGTGCAGCTCAGCCAAACAAGGGGTTTAAGGATGGGACACAGAGTATATATGGTGCCAACTTCTCCTGCAAGATTTCTCCGTGGTTGGCAATGGGATGCCTCTCCCCTCGCACGATGTATGAAGAACTAAAGAAGACTACCAGCAG AGCCATTTCTGCTTCGGCGGACAAGAACGATGGTGGTAATGGCTCGTCCAGAAACGGTATAAATTGGTTGATGTTTGAGTTGCTATGGAGGGACTTCTTtag gtttataacaaaaaaatacagtTCTGCAAAGAAACAGCTGGAAGCTGCTCCGGTCACTGCATGTGCTGGAGCATATGCTTAA
- the LOC114371895 gene encoding magnesium/proton exchanger → MVPFSNILGHEKCESYLIFGGETTLGDNFRAFFYFLCLAYCFIGLSAITARFFQSMENVVKHTRKVVEVDPVTKTETIRHEKVWNYTIADISLLAFGTSFPQISLATIDAIQNIGKLYAGGLGPGTLVGSAAFDLFPIHAVCVVVPKAGELKKIADLGVWLVELFWSFWAYIWLYIILEVWTPNVVTLWEALLTVLQYGLLLTHAYAQDKRWPYISLPIARDERPEDWVPEETPYFQHEAHAEVDFSDIKHVNEENGDTVDIFSIHSENPTDPLYARVPSINDEAEILDKAKETTLVDTHLLTIWRQQFLDALRLLRPESKKIKNACLRLACIFWQLLILPWRFLFAFVPPCQIAHGWISFICSLLFISGIAYVVTKITDVISCVTGINAYVIAFTALASGTSWPDLVASKIAAERQKTADSAIANITCSNSVNIYVGIGVPWLIDTLYNFIAYREPLRIQNAGGLSFSLIVFFSTSVGCILVLVLRRIIFGAELGGPRLWAWITCAFFMLLWIIFVVLSSLKVSGFI, encoded by the exons ATGGTTCCCTTTTCCAACATACTGGGGCACGAAAAGTGTGAAAGCTACTTAATTTTTGGCGGAGAAACTACCCTTGGAGATAATTTTCGGGCATTTTTTTACTTCCTTTGCCTTGCTTATTGTTTTATCGGATTATCGGCTATAACTGCTCGCTTTTTTCAATCGATGGAAAATGTGGTCAAGCACACAAGGAAGGTAGTGGAGGTAGATCCTGTTACTAAAACTGAAACTATTAGGCATGAAAAAGTTTGGAATTACACTATTGCGGATATTAGCTTGTTGGCCTTTGGAACTAGCTTTCCCCAGATATCATTAGCCACCATTGATGCTATACAAAACATAGGGAAGCTGTATGCTGGAG GTTTGGGACCCGGAACACTTGTTGGTTCTGCAGCATTTGACCTGTTCCCCATCCACGCTGTTTGTGTAGTAGTTCCAAAAGCAGGAGAGCTGAAGAAGATTGCTGATCTAGGAGTATGGCTGGTGGAGCTGTTTTGGTCATTCTGGGCTTACATTTGGTTATACATAATTTTGGAG GTATGGACTCCAAACGTTGTGACTCTCTGGGAGGCATTGTTGACTGTACTGCAATACGGATTACTATTGACTCATGCTTATGCTCAAGACAAACGTTGGCCATATATTTCTCTACCTAT tgcAAGAGATGAGAGGCCAGAGGATTGGGTGCCGGAAGAGACTCCTTATTTTCAACATGAAGCCCATGCGGAGGTGGATTTCTCTGATATAAAGCATGTTAATGAAGAAAATGGGGACACTGTTGATATTTTTTCCATTCATTCAGAAAACCCCACGG ATCCATTATATGCCAGAGTACCTTCAATAAATGATGAGGCTGAAATTTTGGACAAAGCTAAGGAAACGACATTGGTGGATACACACTTGCTTACAATTTGGAGACAGCAATTTCTGGATGCACTGAGG TTGTTGAGACCAgaatcaaaaaaaataaaaaatgcatgtcTCCGCTTAGCTTGTATTTTCTGGCAATTGCTGATTTTACCTTGGAGGTTTCTGTTTGCATTTGTTCCTCCATGCCAAATTGCTCATGGATGGATCTCCTTCATTTGCTCTCTGCTTTTCATCTCTGGGATAGCTTACGTTGTGACTAAGATCACAGATGTTATAAGTTGTGTCACAG GGATAAATGCTTACGTGATAGCATTTACAGCCCTAGCCAGTGGAACCTCATGGCCTGATCTAGTGGCAAGCAAAATTGCTGCAGAACGTCAAAAAACTGCTGATTCTGCAATTGCAAACATCACTTGCAG CAATTCGGTGAATATATATGTTGGTATTGGTGTTCCATGGCTTATTGATACTTTGTACAACTTCATAGCATATAGAGAACCTCTCAGAATCCAAAATGCAGGGGGACTAAGCTTTTCGTTGATTGTTTTCTTCTCCACTTCTGTCGGGTGTATCTTAGTTTTGGTTTTAAGGCGTATAATTTTTGGCGCAGAGCTAGGAGGGCCTAGGCTCTGGGCATGGATTACCTGTGCGTTCTTCATGTTGTTGTGGATTATTTTTGTTGTACTATCGTCACTCAAGGTTTCTGGATTCATTTAG
- the LOC114371894 gene encoding pentatricopeptide repeat-containing protein At3g62890, with product MRASAKAISCTHPSLHLSHPNIESFVWNNLIRASTRSRVQNPAFPPALSLYLRMRLHAVLPDLHTFPFLLQSINTPHRGRQLHAQILLLGLANDPFVQTSLINMYSSCGTPTFARQAFDEITQPDLPSWNAIIHANAKAGMIHIARKLFDQMPEKNVISWSCMIHGYVSCGEYKAALSLFRSLQTLEGSQLRPNEFTMSSVLSACARLGALQHGKWVHAYIDKTGMKIDVVLGTSLIDMYAKCGSIERAKCIFDNLGPEKDVMAWSAMITAFSMHGLSEECLELFARMVNDGVRPNAVTFVAVLCACVHGGLVSEGNEYFKRMMNEYGVSPMIQHYGCMVDLYSRAGRIEDAWNVVKSMPMEPDVMIWGALLNGARIHGNVETCEIAITKLLELDPANSSAYVLLSNVYAKLGRWREVRHLRDLMEVRGIKKLPGCSLVEVDGVIREFFAGDNSHPELLNLYVMLDEIMKRLEKHGYERNTGEVLLDLDEEGKEFALSLHSEKLAIAYCFLRTSPGTTIRIVKNLRICSDCHVAIKIISKEFNREIIVRDCNRFHHFKNGLCSCKDYW from the coding sequence ATGCGTGCTTCCGCGAAGGCGATATCATGCACGCACCCAAGTCTTCATCTCTCCCACCCCAACATCGAATCGTTCGTGTGGAACAACCTGATTCGAGCAAGCACCAGAAGCAGAGTTCAAAATCCAGCGTTTCCGCCAGCACTCTCTCTCTACCTTCGCATGCGCCTCCATGCCGTGCTTCCCGATCTTCACACCTTCCCATTCCTTCTCCAATCCATCAATACCCCTCATCGAGGTCGCCAACTCCACGCTCAAATCCTTCTCCTTGGTCTCGCCAACGACCCTTTTGTTCAAACCTCCCTTATCAACATGTACTCTTCATGTGGCACCCCCACCTTCGCCCGCCAAGCGTTCGACGAAATTACTCAACCCGACTTACCCTCTTGGAACGCCATCATCCATGCAAACGCCAAAGCCGGCATGATTCACATTGCGCGGAAACTGTTCGATCAAATGCCTGAAAAGAACGTCATATCGTGGAGCTGCATGATTCATGGTTACGTAAGCTGTGGCGAGTACAAGGCGGCGCTTTCTTTGTTTCGCAGTTTGCAGACGTTGGAAGGAAGTCAACTCCGACCCAATGAGTTCACCATGTCATCTGTGCTCTCAGCTTGTGCGCGGTTGGGTGCGCTTCAGCATGGAAAGTGGGTTCATGCTTACATTGACAAAACTGGgatgaaaatcgatgttgtgttGGGGACTTCTTTGATTGACATGTATGCCAAATGTGGAAGCATTGAAAGGGCGAAATGCATATTCGATAATTTGGGTCCTGAAAAGGATGTGATGGCATGGAGTGCCATGATTACTGCTTTTTCCATGCATGGACTCTCGGAGGAATGCCTTGAACTGTTTGCAAGGATGGTAAATGATGGTGTGAGGCCTAATGCTGTGACGTTTGTGGCTGTTCTTTGTGCTTGTGTGCATGGAGGGTTAGTTAGTGAAGGAAATGAATATTTCAAGAGGATGATGAATGAGTATGGTGTAAGCCCTATGATTCAACATTATGGTTGCATGGTGGACTTATACAGCAGAGCAGGTCGTATTGAGGATGCTTGGAATGTGGTGAAATCAATGCCTATGGAACCTGATGTGATGATATGGGGAGCTCTGCTTAATGGGGCTAGGATTCATGGGAATGTTGAAACTTGCGAGATAGCGATAACGAAGCTTCTTGAGTTGGACCCTGCAAATAGTAGTGCCTACGTTCTTCTTTCTAACGTGTATGCCAAGCTGGGACGGTGGAGGGAAGTGAGGCATTTGAGAGATCTTATGGAGGTCCGGGGAATCAAGAAACTTCCAGGGTGTAGTTTGGTTGAGGTAGATGGCGTTATTCGTGAGTTTTTTGCTGGGGATAATTCTCATCCAGAATTGCTAAATTTATATGTAATGCTTGATGAGATTATGAAGAGGTTGGAAAAGCATGGTTATGAACGTAACACTGGGGAGGTATTACTTGATTTGGATGAGGAAGGGAAGGAGTTTGCATTGTCTCTTCATAGTGAAAAACTGGCAATTGCATATTGCTTCCTCAGGACAAGCCCGGGTACCACAATTCGGATTGTGAAGAACTTGAGGATATGTAGCGATTGCCATGTTGCAATCAAGATTATATCTAAGGAATTTAATAGGGAGATTATTGTTAGAGATTGCAACCGATTTCACCATTTTAAAAATGGGCTTTGCTCCTGCAAAGACTACTGGTAA
- the LOC114372075 gene encoding 60S ribosomal protein L22-2-like yields MSGAKGKKKGASFVIDCAKPVEDKIMDIASLEKFLQERIKVGGKAGALGDSITVTRDKSKITVTSDSNFSKRYLKYLTKKYLKKHNVRDWLRVIASNKERSVYELRYFNIAENEGEEED; encoded by the exons ATGAGCGGAGCGAAGGGGAAGAAGAAGGGAGCGAGCTTTGTGATCGATTGCGCGAAGCCGGTGGAGGATAAAATTATGGACATTGCTTCTCTGGAGAAGTTCCTTCAGGAAAGGATTAAGGTTGGCGGCAAGGCCGGTGCACTCGGCGATTCCATTACTGTCACTAGGGACAAGAGCAAGATCACCGTCACCTCTGACAGCAACTTCTCTAAACG GTATCTGAAATATTTGACCAAGAAGTACTTGAAAAAGCACAATGTGAGGGATTGGCTTCGCGTGATTGCATCCAACAAGGAGCGGAGTGTCTATGAATTGAGATACTTCAACATCGCTGAGAACGAGGGTGAAGAGGAAGACTGA
- the LOC114372073 gene encoding outer envelope pore protein 16-4, chloroplastic-like has product MFLSNCTSHDRERKMEEDLDGVAPCSSLAVEAMIRVGAAGAIWGLCAGPYDARQQGLRGSAKASFVAKSVGRFGTRCGFVAGVFSITRCGVQRYRGRNDWVNGLIGGAVAGAAAAAAAGTRSWSQVIGMAGLVSVFCAAADYSRTS; this is encoded by the exons ATGTTCCTATCCAACTGCACCTCCCACgacagagagagaaaaatggaagaagacCTGGACGGCGTCGCTCCGTGCTCCTCCCTCGCCGTCGAGGCTATGATTCGTGTCGGAGCG GCCGGTGCAATCTGGGGCTTGTGTGCTGGTCCTTACGACGCTCGTCAACAGG GTCTTAGAGGCTCTGCTAAAGCTTCTTTTGTG GCAAAGTCGGTTGGCAGGTTTGGGACTCGATGCG GGTTTGTAGCTGGCGTTTTCAGTATTACGCGATGCGGGGTTCAGAGGTACCGAGGGCGGAATGATTGG GTCAATGGTTTGATTGGGGGTGCTGTAGCAGGTgcagctgctgctgctgctgctgggaCACGAAGTTGGTCACAGGTGATAGGGATGGCCGGTTTGGTTTCTGTTTTCTGTGCTGCAGCTGACTATTCCAGAACATCTTAA
- the LOC114370017 gene encoding UDP-glucuronic acid decarboxylase 2-like: MGSELIFRGHEAQPVDDSYSPKPHKPWFTVTRPIHYMLREQRLVFVLVGVIIATLFFTLVPSSSSSSVPYESLPISYFERESKIPAYHHRVAAAVHSVGKVPLGIKRKGLRIVVTGGAGFVGSHLVDRLIARGDSVIVVDNFFTGRKENVMHHFGNPRFELIRHDVVEPLLLEVDQIYHLACPASPVHYKFNPVKTIKTNVVGTLNMLGLAKRVGARFLLTSTSEVYGDPLQHPQKETYWGNVNPIGVRSCYDEGKRTAETLTMDYHRGAGVEVRIARIFNTYGPRMCLDDGRVVSNFVAQALRKEPLTVYGDGKQTRSFQYVSDLVEGLIRLMEGEHVGPFNLGNPGEFTMLELAKVVQETIDPDARIEYRPNTEDDPHKRKPDISRAKDQLGWEPKVDLRKGLPLMVSDFRQRIFGDQKEKASVA; the protein is encoded by the exons atggGCTCCGAATTGATTTTCAGAGGCCACGAGGCTCAGCCCGTGGACGACTCGTACTCGCCGAAGCCCCACAAGCCCTGGTTCACCGTGACTCGCCCGATTCACTACATGCTCCGCGAGCAGCGACTCGTCTTCGTCCTCGTCGGCGTCATCATAGCAACCCTCTTCTTCACACTCGTCCCTTCCTCATCCTCTTCAAGCGTTCCGTACGAGTCTCTCCCGATCTCGTACTTCGAGCGCGAGTCAAAGATTCCGGCGTACCACCACCGCGTCGCTGCGGCGGTGCACTCGGTGGGGAAGGTGCCGTTGGGAATTAAGAGGAAGGGGCTCCGGATCGTGGTGACCGGCGGCGCGGGGTTCGTTGGGTCGCACCTGGTGGATCGGTTGATTGCGAGAGGGGACAGCGTGATCGTGGTGGACAATTTCTTCACGGGAAGAAAAGAGAACGTGATGCATCATTTTGGAAACCCTAGATTCGAGCTCATTCGACACGACGTCGTTGAGCCTCTCCTTCTCGAGGTCGATCAGATCTACCATCTGGCTTGCCCTGCTTCCCCTGTCCACTACAAGTTCAATCCCGTCAAGACTATC AAGACCAATGTGGTGGGGACCTTGAACATGCTTGGTCTAGCTAAGCGAGTGGGAGCGAGGTTCTTGTTGACGAGTACCAGTGAGGTTTATGGAGATCCTCTGCAGCACCCTCAGAAGGAGACTTACTGGGGAAACGTCAACCCAATTG GTGTCCGAAGCTGCTACGACGAGGGAAAGCGTACGGCCGAGACGTTGACCATGGACTACCACCGAGGTGCCGGCGTTGAG GTTAGAATTGCTAGAATCTTTAACACCTACGGGCCTAGAATGTGCTTAGATGATGGCCGTGTTGTTAGTAACTTCGTTGCTCAG GCACTAAGGAAGGAGCCTTTGACCGTTTATGGAGATGGGAAACAGACAAGAAGTTTCCAATATGTCTCTGATTTG GTGGAGGGTCTAATCCGCCTTATGGAAGGAGAACACGTGGGACCTTTCAATCTTGGAAATCCCGGAGAATTTACCATGCTTGAACTTGCCAAG GTGGTTCAAGAAACAATAGACCCTGATGCTAGGATAGAGTACAGGCCCAACACAGAGGATGACCCGCACAAGAGAAAGCCTGATATAAGTAGGGCTAAGGATCAACTTGGCTGGGAACCCAAGGTTGACCTGCGCAAGGGCCTCCCACTAATGGTTTCTGACTTCCGGCAACGCATTTTTGGTGACCAGAAGGAAAAGGCATCCGTAGCCTAA